In a single window of the Pirellulales bacterium genome:
- a CDS encoding DUF1549 domain-containing protein, which produces MPHCATLCRLTPALASVVAVLALGLLPLTARAAESVPSGDALLESAAVAKIDELVARNWGEHGVRPAAAATDGEWCRRVFLDLVGRVPTVEELDAFLAVKSPRKRAELVNRLLGSEYEAEYARNWGTIWTNLLIGRTGGTQRRSLTSRAGMTRYLHDAMLANKPYDRLVHELLTAVGDARPDMPNFNGAVNFLIEKLDEGGVQATAKTAQIFLGMGVQCTQCHDHPSNEYRQNQFWELNAFFRQTRVRFTRDEDDPRSREATLYDVDFAGEGKGDGGDYRSDIVLELRDGKLVDRDAAAIREAPIFFEQRNGLVRAAFPAFIDGTALAEVLADRGTEYGNSGRLADVRRRDELAKLVLGAPELSRAAVNRMWAHFFGYAFTKPIDDMGPHNPPSNPELLDFLAENFAAGGYDLKELIRAIVLSRPYALSSKTSAGNAADDPQQGRPPLFARFYLRQMTAEQLYDSLLAATQADAAAPDDRRDALKARWLAQFNTAFGNDEGTEGTTFNGSIPQALTLMNGELVRRACRTDGGSFLASVANNASLSNREKINYLYRAALARTPTGEETKACNSLLAARGGDVPATLADVWWAVLNSNEFILVH; this is translated from the coding sequence ATGCCGCACTGCGCGACGCTCTGCCGCCTGACGCCCGCACTGGCGAGCGTCGTCGCCGTCCTGGCGCTGGGGCTTCTGCCGCTCACGGCCCGCGCCGCCGAGAGCGTCCCCTCGGGCGACGCCCTGCTCGAATCGGCTGCCGTCGCCAAGATCGATGAACTGGTCGCCCGCAACTGGGGCGAGCACGGCGTGCGTCCCGCCGCCGCGGCCACCGACGGCGAATGGTGTCGCCGCGTGTTTCTCGATCTCGTCGGGCGCGTCCCCACGGTCGAGGAACTTGACGCCTTCCTCGCCGTCAAATCGCCGCGCAAACGCGCCGAGCTTGTCAATCGCCTGCTGGGGAGCGAGTACGAAGCCGAATACGCCCGCAATTGGGGGACGATCTGGACCAATCTCCTCATCGGCCGTACGGGAGGAACGCAGCGGCGATCGTTGACCAGCCGCGCGGGGATGACGCGCTACCTCCACGACGCGATGCTCGCCAACAAACCCTACGACCGGCTGGTGCACGAACTGCTGACCGCCGTCGGCGACGCCCGGCCCGACATGCCCAATTTCAACGGGGCCGTGAACTTTCTTATCGAGAAGCTCGACGAGGGGGGCGTCCAGGCGACCGCCAAGACGGCCCAAATCTTCCTCGGGATGGGGGTCCAGTGCACGCAGTGCCACGACCATCCCTCGAACGAGTATCGTCAGAACCAGTTTTGGGAACTCAACGCCTTCTTCCGGCAGACGCGCGTTCGCTTCACCCGCGACGAGGACGACCCCCGCAGTCGCGAGGCGACGCTGTACGACGTCGACTTCGCCGGCGAGGGGAAAGGAGACGGCGGCGACTACCGCAGCGACATCGTGCTCGAGTTGCGCGACGGCAAGCTCGTCGATCGCGACGCGGCCGCGATTCGCGAGGCGCCGATCTTTTTCGAGCAGCGCAACGGCTTGGTTCGAGCCGCGTTTCCGGCGTTCATCGACGGCACGGCCCTGGCCGAGGTGCTGGCCGATCGCGGAACCGAGTACGGCAACAGCGGCCGACTGGCCGACGTCCGCCGGCGCGACGAGTTGGCGAAACTGGTCCTCGGGGCGCCCGAACTGTCGCGGGCCGCGGTCAATCGGATGTGGGCCCACTTCTTCGGCTACGCCTTCACCAAGCCGATCGACGACATGGGCCCCCATAACCCGCCGTCGAATCCCGAACTGCTCGACTTTCTGGCCGAAAACTTCGCGGCCGGCGGCTACGACCTCAAGGAACTAATCCGGGCGATCGTCCTCAGTCGGCCGTACGCCCTGTCGAGCAAGACCAGCGCCGGCAATGCGGCCGACGACCCGCAGCAAGGCCGGCCGCCGCTGTTCGCGCGGTTCTACCTGCGGCAGATGACCGCCGAGCAGTTGTACGACTCGCTGTTGGCCGCGACTCAGGCCGACGCCGCCGCTCCCGACGATAGGCGCGACGCGCTGAAGGCCCGCTGGCTCGCCCAGTTCAACACCGCGTTCGGCAACGACGAAGGGACCGAGGGGACGACCTTCAACGGTTCGATTCCCCAGGCGCTCACTCTGATGAACGGCGAGTTGGTGCGCCGGGCCTGCCGGACCGACGGGGGGAGCTTTCTGGCGAGCGTCGCCAACAACGCGTCGCTCTCCAACCGCGAGAAGATCAACTACCTGTACCGCGCGGCGCTCGCCCGCACGCCGACGGGCGAGGAGACCAAGGCGTGCAACAGCCTGCTGGCGGCCCGCGGCGGCGACGTCCCCGCCACCCTCGCCGACGTCTGGTGGGCCGTGCTGAACAGCAACGAGTTCATTTTGGTGCATTAG
- a CDS encoding DUF1501 domain-containing protein — protein MTRRHFMSHLAGASALAGSALALGRSLRANAAQLKRSRKSCILLWMGGGPPTIDIWDMKPGATTGGEFKPIATTGEVQINELMPKLAKQMHQLTVVRSMSTREADHTRGTYYLHTGFVPNPNVVHPSYGSVVAKEVPVPGLEIPPFVSIGGASEGPGFLGMAYAPFQVDSNGRVRDLERTPDAARMNDRMQLLGLLERRFIRENRGSAAEEHAKVLESARQLMTTEQMSAFRVDQESPTTREKYGATGFGRGCLMARRLVEAGVPFVEVTMGGWDLHQNCFDTLQTKLPELDQAMSALVEDLVDRGLYDDTIVLWMGEFGRTPRINANAGRDHWARSWSVVAGGGRLARGGVIGATNDDGTRVETAPYSSEDLMATVCQAMGISLATTYTASNGRPMKIAGGGKTIEGLIA, from the coding sequence ATGACGCGTCGTCACTTTATGTCCCATCTGGCCGGGGCGAGCGCGCTGGCCGGATCGGCGCTGGCCCTGGGTCGGTCGCTGCGGGCCAACGCGGCGCAGCTCAAACGGAGTCGCAAGTCGTGCATTCTGCTGTGGATGGGCGGCGGACCGCCCACCATCGACATCTGGGACATGAAGCCCGGCGCCACGACCGGCGGCGAGTTCAAGCCGATCGCCACCACCGGCGAGGTCCAGATCAACGAGCTCATGCCGAAGCTCGCCAAGCAAATGCACCAGCTTACGGTGGTGCGCTCGATGAGCACTCGCGAGGCGGACCACACCCGCGGCACGTACTACCTTCACACCGGGTTCGTCCCCAACCCCAACGTCGTCCACCCCAGCTACGGCAGCGTCGTGGCCAAGGAGGTCCCCGTCCCGGGGCTTGAGATCCCCCCCTTCGTCTCGATCGGCGGCGCCAGCGAGGGGCCCGGCTTCCTCGGCATGGCCTACGCCCCGTTCCAGGTCGACTCGAACGGCCGCGTCCGCGATCTCGAACGGACGCCCGACGCCGCGCGGATGAACGACCGGATGCAACTGTTGGGGCTGTTGGAGCGTCGCTTCATCCGCGAAAACCGCGGCAGCGCCGCCGAGGAGCACGCCAAGGTCCTGGAAAGCGCCCGACAACTGATGACGACCGAGCAGATGTCGGCGTTCCGCGTCGATCAGGAATCCCCGACCACGCGCGAGAAGTACGGCGCCACCGGCTTCGGCCGCGGGTGCCTCATGGCCCGGCGACTCGTCGAGGCGGGCGTGCCGTTCGTCGAGGTGACGATGGGGGGCTGGGATCTCCATCAAAACTGCTTCGACACGCTCCAGACGAAACTTCCCGAACTCGATCAGGCGATGAGCGCCTTGGTCGAGGACCTCGTCGACCGCGGGTTGTACGACGACACGATCGTCCTATGGATGGGCGAATTCGGCCGCACTCCGCGGATCAACGCCAACGCGGGCCGCGACCACTGGGCCCGCAGTTGGAGCGTGGTCGCCGGCGGCGGCCGGCTCGCCCGCGGCGGCGTCATCGGCGCCACCAATGACGACGGCACGCGCGTCGAGACCGCCCCCTACAGCAGCGAAGACCTCATGGCGACCGTCTGCCAAGCGATGGGCATCTCGCTCGCCACGACCTATACCGCCTCGAACGGCCGACCGATGAAGATCGCCGGCGGGGGGAAGACGATCGAGGGGTTGATTGCGTAG
- the floA gene encoding flotillin-like protein FloA (flotillin-like protein involved in membrane lipid rafts) translates to MSTLLAFAPPLALTNAQIAWIVAAVFLGIIGLVFLLLLFNVFGLWIRAFTSNARVSPLSLIGMKLRQVNAATIVDAKIMAMQAGVGTDPDTGITTQRLEAHYLAGGDVPRVIDAIIAAHRADIDLDFDRAAAIDLAGRDVLDAVRTSVYPKVIDCPDPDKSPKTTLSAVAKNGVELKIRARVTVRTNLGQLIGGATEETVIARVGEGIITAIGSSGDHLEVMENPDKISKAVLARGLDAHTAFEIVSIDIADIDIGENIGARLQADQAEADTRKARALAEQRRADAIAREQQMKAKTAENRAVVLLAQAEVPLAMAEAFREGRLETLSAQ, encoded by the coding sequence GTGTCGACTCTGCTCGCCTTTGCGCCGCCGCTCGCCTTGACCAACGCACAGATCGCCTGGATCGTCGCCGCGGTCTTCTTGGGCATCATCGGCTTGGTGTTTCTGCTGCTGTTGTTCAACGTGTTCGGCCTATGGATTCGGGCCTTCACGTCAAACGCCCGGGTCAGCCCCTTGAGCCTCATCGGGATGAAACTGCGGCAGGTGAACGCCGCGACGATCGTCGACGCCAAGATCATGGCGATGCAGGCCGGCGTGGGGACCGACCCCGACACGGGGATCACGACCCAGCGGCTCGAAGCCCACTATCTCGCCGGCGGCGACGTGCCGCGGGTGATCGACGCGATCATCGCGGCTCACCGGGCCGACATCGACTTGGATTTCGACCGTGCCGCGGCGATCGACCTCGCCGGGCGCGACGTGCTCGACGCGGTGCGGACGAGCGTTTACCCGAAAGTGATCGACTGCCCCGACCCCGACAAGTCCCCCAAGACGACCCTCAGCGCGGTCGCCAAGAACGGGGTCGAGCTCAAGATTCGCGCCCGCGTCACCGTGCGGACGAATCTGGGCCAGCTCATCGGCGGGGCGACCGAAGAGACGGTCATCGCGCGCGTCGGCGAGGGGATCATCACCGCGATCGGCTCGTCGGGGGATCACCTTGAGGTGATGGAGAACCCCGACAAGATCAGCAAGGCGGTGCTCGCCCGGGGACTCGACGCCCATACGGCGTTCGAGATCGTATCGATCGACATCGCGGACATCGACATCGGCGAAAACATCGGCGCGAGATTGCAGGCCGATCAGGCCGAGGCCGACACGCGCAAGGCCCGGGCCCTGGCCGAACAACGCCGGGCCGACGCGATCGCTCGCGAGCAGCAGATGAAGGCGAAGACCGCCGAGAACCGCGCGGTGGTTCTGCTGGCGCAGGCCGAGGTCCCCCTGGCGATGGCCGAGGCGTTCCGCGAAGGCCGACTGGAAACGCTGTCGGCGCAGTGA
- a CDS encoding sigma-54-dependent Fis family transcriptional regulator: protein MPASHSSVPVDLLLVDDDDDLRRGMARYFGELGYAVAEAGTGEAALPLAREREFQLAVLDMAMPGMSGIDLLGRIKAESPDTEAIMLTGEGTIESAVEAMKLGASDFLTKPVRMKQLDAVLKKALETRKLRRENEQLRALINRTDGEKPMIGESTAMKAVFRLIDRAGPSDKPILIQGESGTGKELVARALHQVSPRADKPLVVINCAALPEPLLESELFGHEKGAFTGAAVAKPGLFEVADGGTLFIDEIGELAPALQPKLLRVLEDGSLRRVGSLKERRVDVRVVAATNRDLAEEVEEHRFRSDLYYRINIMTIDLPPLRQRGEDVLLIADHLRGPGWRFEPSAIEAIRRYSWPGNVRQLINAIERMKILADDEVLRRDNLPAEVLAAEANPQSALMDPEADLAAITRAHVVQTLTRENGNKLRAARSLGVSRRSLYRLLEKYDIKKEEIRG from the coding sequence ATGCCCGCTTCGCACTCTTCAGTCCCTGTGGATCTCCTGTTGGTCGACGACGACGACGATCTTCGTCGCGGCATGGCGCGTTACTTCGGGGAACTCGGCTACGCTGTCGCCGAAGCGGGGACCGGCGAGGCCGCCCTCCCCCTGGCCCGGGAACGCGAGTTTCAGCTCGCCGTGCTGGACATGGCCATGCCCGGGATGTCGGGGATCGATCTGCTGGGCCGCATCAAAGCCGAGAGCCCCGACACCGAAGCGATCATGCTCACGGGCGAAGGGACGATCGAATCGGCCGTCGAAGCGATGAAGCTGGGGGCCAGCGACTTCCTCACCAAGCCGGTGCGGATGAAGCAGCTCGACGCCGTGCTGAAGAAGGCGCTCGAGACCCGCAAGCTGCGGCGCGAGAACGAACAATTGCGGGCGCTGATCAATCGCACCGACGGCGAGAAGCCGATGATCGGCGAGTCGACGGCGATGAAGGCCGTGTTCCGGCTCATCGACCGCGCCGGCCCGAGCGACAAGCCGATCCTCATCCAAGGCGAAAGCGGCACGGGCAAGGAACTGGTCGCCCGGGCCCTGCATCAGGTGAGCCCCCGGGCCGACAAGCCGCTGGTGGTGATCAACTGCGCGGCGCTCCCCGAGCCGCTCCTGGAAAGCGAACTGTTCGGCCACGAGAAGGGGGCGTTCACCGGCGCCGCGGTCGCCAAGCCCGGGTTGTTCGAGGTGGCCGACGGCGGGACGCTGTTCATCGACGAGATCGGCGAATTGGCCCCCGCGCTGCAGCCGAAGCTGTTGCGGGTGCTTGAGGACGGCTCGCTGCGGCGAGTCGGGTCGCTCAAGGAGCGGCGCGTCGACGTGCGCGTCGTCGCGGCGACGAATCGCGACTTGGCCGAGGAGGTCGAGGAGCATCGGTTCCGCAGCGACCTGTACTATCGAATCAACATCATGACGATCGACTTGCCCCCCTTGCGCCAACGGGGCGAGGACGTGTTGTTGATCGCCGATCACCTGCGCGGCCCGGGGTGGCGATTCGAGCCCTCGGCGATCGAGGCGATCCGCCGCTACAGCTGGCCGGGCAACGTCCGGCAGCTCATCAACGCGATCGAGCGGATGAAGATTCTGGCCGACGACGAAGTGCTGCGACGCGACAACCTGCCGGCCGAGGTGCTGGCCGCCGAGGCGAACCCGCAAAGCGCCTTGATGGACCCCGAGGCCGATCTGGCCGCGATCACTCGTGCGCACGTCGTGCAGACGCTCACCCGCGAGAACGGCAACAAGCTGCGCGCGGCCCGCAGCCTGGGAGTCAGCCGCCGCAGCCTGTACCGGCTGCTGGAGAAGTACGACATCAAAAAGGAAGAGATCCGGGGGTGA
- a CDS encoding hemerythrin domain-containing protein, with protein sequence MAQDVTNHKLADAVQVDHHELNGLLADIRKQFADQRRSKRALEKLVTQLAELCEGHFQREEEGGYMREAVHQAPQLASRAKTLGDEHEPLQEAIEKLRILVHSGVESAAWWVRVQSDFSSFAKTISRHESEENALLQEAFTQDVGTKD encoded by the coding sequence ATGGCGCAAGACGTCACGAATCACAAGCTCGCCGACGCCGTGCAGGTCGACCATCACGAGCTCAACGGTCTGCTGGCCGACATCCGCAAACAGTTCGCGGACCAGCGGCGTTCGAAACGAGCCCTCGAGAAACTCGTCACTCAGCTCGCCGAGTTGTGCGAAGGCCACTTTCAGCGCGAGGAGGAGGGGGGATACATGCGCGAAGCCGTGCATCAGGCCCCGCAACTCGCCTCGCGCGCCAAGACCCTGGGGGACGAGCACGAACCGCTCCAGGAAGCGATCGAGAAACTGCGGATCCTCGTCCACTCGGGGGTCGAATCCGCCGCGTGGTGGGTCCGCGTGCAGAGCGACTTCAGCAGCTTCGCCAAGACGATCTCCCGCCACGAGTCGGAAGAGAACGCGCTGCTGCAGGAAGCCTTCACCCAAGACGTCGGAACGAAGGATTAG
- a CDS encoding CBS domain-containing protein encodes MEHLTAADILQRDLVTIGPRDSLRDALDLMTENHVSGLPVVDERDVCVGLISATDILNHEEEHAGDATADGADMVEFFNAETGKWESLRASSFSLEKFGDTLVQELMTRELICVPLEATIPEIARTLADADVHRALVLTRSGGLRGIISAMDLVRVIAGRHAKSPAPK; translated from the coding sequence ATGGAACACCTCACCGCCGCCGATATTCTTCAGCGCGACCTCGTCACCATCGGTCCGCGGGATTCGCTCCGCGACGCGCTCGATTTGATGACGGAAAACCATGTCTCCGGACTGCCGGTGGTCGACGAGCGCGACGTGTGCGTCGGGCTGATCTCGGCCACCGACATCCTCAACCACGAGGAAGAACACGCCGGCGACGCGACCGCCGACGGCGCCGACATGGTCGAGTTCTTCAATGCCGAGACCGGCAAGTGGGAGTCGCTGCGGGCCAGTTCGTTTTCGCTCGAGAAGTTCGGCGACACCCTGGTCCAGGAACTCATGACCCGCGAGTTGATCTGCGTGCCTCTGGAAGCGACGATTCCCGAGATCGCCCGCACGCTGGCCGACGCCGACGTCCACCGGGCCCTGGTGTTGACCCGATCGGGGGGGCTGCGGGGGATTATCTCGGCGATGGATCTGGTCCGCGTCATCGCCGGCCGGCACGCGAAATCGCCCGCGCCGAAGTGA
- a CDS encoding N-acetylmuramoyl-L-alanine amidase, translating into MSRCPTNRQAHLFAGSLLAVAVSSIWSSLAPAAEPRREVPRPRLYVAARAWGSKPDPIPAERRHKPKYVTLHHAGVLWTADRDPVEFLRNMQSWGKRRPEIEQPPRNTYWPDLPYHFLIAPDGRVFEGRPLEYEPESNTKYDLAGHVGVELMGNFEEQRPSLAQVDAAVRTVAWLIDSQGLKLADVSTHAKAAPGQTSCPGRDFARYFDDGQFPKWVEFVLTGKDPEIELGPPLPDGPTVLITDTKPRK; encoded by the coding sequence GTGTCTCGATGTCCGACCAATCGCCAAGCGCATCTGTTCGCCGGCTCGCTGCTGGCCGTCGCCGTCTCGTCGATCTGGTCGTCGCTCGCTCCGGCCGCTGAGCCCCGGCGCGAGGTTCCGCGCCCGCGGCTGTACGTCGCGGCCCGCGCGTGGGGCTCAAAGCCCGACCCCATCCCCGCCGAGCGGCGCCACAAGCCGAAGTACGTGACGCTCCACCACGCTGGCGTGCTGTGGACCGCGGATCGCGACCCGGTCGAGTTCCTGCGCAACATGCAAAGCTGGGGGAAGCGCCGCCCCGAGATCGAACAACCCCCGCGCAACACCTACTGGCCCGACCTGCCGTATCACTTTCTCATCGCCCCCGACGGCCGGGTGTTCGAGGGCCGCCCCCTCGAGTACGAGCCCGAGTCGAACACCAAGTACGACCTGGCGGGACACGTCGGCGTCGAACTGATGGGGAACTTCGAGGAGCAGCGACCCAGCCTTGCCCAGGTCGACGCCGCGGTGCGCACCGTCGCCTGGCTGATTGATTCGCAGGGGCTGAAGCTGGCCGACGTCAGCACGCACGCCAAAGCGGCTCCGGGGCAAACGAGTTGCCCGGGGCGCGATTTTGCCCGGTACTTCGACGACGGCCAGTTTCCCAAGTGGGTCGAGTTCGTGCTGACGGGCAAGGACCCGGAAATCGAGCTGGGGCCCCCGCTCCCCGACGGGCCGACGGTCCTGATCACCGACACGAAACCGCGAAAGTGA
- a CDS encoding lactonase family protein produces MPVQTTCALAALLVASFARLACAEETLLFVGAYTRGTDSRGITTLLFDDETGALAPGPVTTGVENPSFLALDPAGATLYSSDEVNEYEGKPSGAVTAFRIDRDAGTLELVSRQPAGGTSPCHLAVDGGGKNVLVVGYGSGTVGVLPTGPRGALKPLATLLTHEGSSVDPARQTSPHPHQIVLSPDERFAFVPDLGLDRIVQYRFDAAAGTLEPNDPPFAATAPGAGPRHIAFHPDGRRAYSINELDLTVDQFDYDPRRGVLSDRRTVDAMPTSADRAGVSGAEIAVHPGGETLYASLRGRDEIVVFRLEPATGEPKFLERVSTGGKTPRHFTFSPGGQWLLAANQNSGTITVFRIAADGRLQATDKQANVPAPVCLLFAEP; encoded by the coding sequence ATGCCCGTTCAAACGACTTGCGCCCTGGCGGCGCTGCTGGTGGCGTCGTTCGCTCGCCTCGCCTGCGCGGAGGAGACCTTGCTGTTCGTCGGCGCCTACACCCGCGGAACCGACAGCCGCGGCATCACTACGCTGCTGTTTGACGACGAGACTGGCGCCCTGGCCCCCGGGCCGGTGACGACGGGAGTCGAGAACCCGTCGTTCCTGGCGCTCGACCCTGCCGGCGCGACCCTGTACAGCTCCGACGAGGTCAACGAGTACGAGGGCAAACCGTCCGGGGCAGTGACGGCGTTTCGCATCGATCGCGACGCCGGGACGTTGGAACTTGTGAGCCGCCAGCCCGCGGGGGGGACGAGCCCCTGCCATCTTGCGGTCGATGGCGGCGGCAAGAACGTGTTGGTGGTCGGCTACGGCAGCGGCACGGTCGGCGTGCTGCCGACCGGCCCCCGCGGAGCGCTCAAGCCGCTGGCGACATTGCTCACGCACGAGGGTTCGAGCGTCGACCCCGCGCGGCAGACCTCGCCCCATCCGCATCAAATCGTGCTCTCGCCCGACGAACGATTCGCCTTCGTCCCCGATCTGGGGCTCGACCGGATCGTGCAGTACCGCTTTGACGCCGCCGCCGGGACCCTCGAACCGAACGATCCCCCGTTCGCAGCGACCGCTCCCGGCGCCGGCCCGCGACACATCGCGTTTCACCCCGACGGCCGGCGTGCGTACTCGATCAACGAGTTGGATCTGACCGTCGACCAGTTCGACTACGATCCCCGGCGCGGCGTGTTGAGCGATCGCCGCACGGTCGACGCGATGCCGACGAGCGCGGATCGCGCGGGCGTCTCCGGCGCCGAAATCGCCGTCCATCCCGGGGGAGAGACGCTGTACGCCTCGCTCCGCGGTCGCGACGAGATCGTCGTCTTCCGCCTCGAACCCGCGACGGGCGAGCCAAAGTTCTTGGAACGCGTCTCTACTGGCGGCAAGACGCCGCGCCATTTCACGTTCTCGCCCGGCGGCCAGTGGCTGCTGGCCGCCAACCAAAACAGCGGCACGATCACGGTCTTCCGCATCGCCGCCGACGGCCGGTTGCAGGCGACTGACAAGCAGGCGAACGTGCCGGCGCCAGTTTGTTTGCTGTTTGCAGAGCCCTGA
- a CDS encoding superoxide dismutase — MTSPNDRRPASPDRREFLGRSAATALAVGAAGLAATTPRRAAAAAPGAAYALPKLPYGYDALEPFIDAETMTIHHTKHHQAYIDKLLAALAGHDDLLAQSPTELVTNLASVPESIRTAVQNHGGGHVNHTFFWTIMGPGQGGAPTGALAAAIDAKFGGFDKFKEQFAAAAGSRFGSGWAWLVKGPQGLEITTTANQDSPLSLGQTPVIGLDVWEHAYYLKYRNLRPDYVTAWWNVVNWEQAAANFAAA; from the coding sequence ATGACCTCGCCGAACGATCGCCGTCCCGCTTCCCCCGACCGCCGTGAATTTCTGGGCCGCTCGGCCGCGACCGCGCTGGCCGTCGGCGCCGCGGGCCTCGCCGCCACGACGCCCCGTCGTGCCGCCGCCGCCGCGCCGGGCGCCGCCTACGCGCTCCCCAAACTGCCGTACGGCTACGACGCGCTCGAGCCGTTCATCGACGCCGAGACCATGACGATCCACCACACGAAGCACCATCAGGCGTACATCGACAAGCTGCTCGCCGCGCTCGCCGGGCACGACGATCTGCTCGCTCAATCGCCGACCGAGCTCGTGACGAACTTAGCGAGCGTCCCCGAGTCGATTCGCACCGCCGTGCAGAACCACGGCGGCGGGCACGTGAACCACACGTTCTTCTGGACGATCATGGGACCCGGCCAGGGAGGCGCCCCGACCGGCGCTCTGGCCGCCGCGATCGACGCCAAGTTCGGCGGGTTCGACAAGTTCAAGGAGCAGTTCGCGGCGGCGGCCGGAAGCCGATTCGGCAGCGGCTGGGCTTGGCTGGTCAAAGGTCCCCAGGGGCTCGAAATCACCACCACCGCCAACCAGGACAGTCCGCTGTCGCTCGGCCAGACGCCCGTCATCGGGCTCGACGTGTGGGAGCACGCCTACTACCTGAAGTACCGCAACCTGCGGCCCGACTACGTCACGGCGTGGTGGAACGTCGTCAATTGGGAGCAGGCGGCGGCGAATTTCGCCGCGGCGTAG
- a CDS encoding DUF1080 domain-containing protein encodes MTTRLRIIATLLALCPTLWIARVGVAAEESKTDGEWIQLFNGKDLDGWIPKIKGYEAGDNHAETFRVENGVLVGACDKYEGEFRGRFGHLFYKDEFSHYVLRVEYRMVGEQAPGGPAWAVRNSGLMIHGQRPETMRKDQDFPVSLEVQLLAGDGVNPRPTGNLCTPGTNVVYQGKLHTEHCTLSTSDTYLNGEWVTVEIEVRGNRLLRHKINGKTVIEYSEPQLDDRDADARALLEKGAKKMLAQGTISLQSESHPVEFRKVELKRLEE; translated from the coding sequence ATGACGACACGACTGAGAATCATCGCGACGCTGCTGGCCCTTTGTCCGACTCTTTGGATCGCGCGGGTCGGCGTCGCCGCGGAGGAATCAAAAACTGACGGCGAATGGATTCAGCTCTTCAACGGCAAGGACCTTGACGGGTGGATCCCCAAGATCAAGGGGTACGAGGCTGGCGACAACCATGCCGAGACGTTTCGCGTCGAGAACGGCGTGCTCGTCGGCGCCTGCGACAAGTATGAAGGCGAGTTCCGCGGGCGATTCGGGCATCTGTTCTACAAGGACGAGTTTTCGCACTACGTCCTGCGGGTCGAGTACCGAATGGTCGGCGAGCAGGCCCCCGGCGGACCCGCGTGGGCGGTGCGCAACAGCGGACTGATGATCCACGGCCAGCGGCCCGAGACGATGCGCAAGGATCAAGATTTTCCGGTGTCGCTTGAGGTGCAACTGCTGGCCGGCGACGGCGTCAACCCGCGCCCCACCGGCAACCTGTGCACGCCGGGGACGAACGTCGTCTATCAGGGGAAGCTCCACACCGAGCACTGCACCCTGAGCACGAGCGACACCTATCTCAACGGCGAGTGGGTGACCGTTGAAATCGAGGTGCGCGGCAACCGACTTCTGCGCCACAAGATCAACGGCAAGACGGTCATCGAGTATTCCGAGCCGCAACTCGACGATCGCGACGCCGACGCCCGAGCGCTGCTTGAGAAGGGGGCGAAGAAGATGCTCGCCCAGGGGACGATCTCGCTGCAGTCGGAAAGCCACCCCGTCGAGTTCCGCAAAGTGGAACTGAAGCGGCTTGAGGAGTAA